The proteins below come from a single Gammaproteobacteria bacterium genomic window:
- the serS gene encoding serine--tRNA ligase, whose protein sequence is MIDPKLLREQPDTVARNLARRDAAFDTAAYAELEARRKKWQVRVEELRAQRNKLSKKIGVAAREGGDVDALKRQVEKATYGLSDAGGELKSVQSSLRKIELDLPNLLDEAVPDGTDESANRELKRWGEPRPAGDDVQDHVALGEALGQMDFGAAARLAGARYTVLTGELAILHRALIQFMLELHVREHGYTEAYVPFIVNPESLIGTGQLPKFEQDLFGIESERSGYLVPTGEVPLTNLVAGQTVNEAELPLRFTAHTPCFRSEAGAYGKDTRGMLRQHQFEKVELVQITHPDHSDDALEELTHHAEIVLERLELPYRRVVLSSGDTGFSSAITYDLEVWLPGQDRYREISSCSNCRDFQARRMSARWKGRDARGFVHTLNGSGVAAGRALIAVIENYQQPDGGIVIPDALRPWMAGADRISA, encoded by the coding sequence GCTGGAAGCGCGCCGCAAGAAGTGGCAGGTGCGCGTGGAGGAACTGCGCGCGCAACGCAACAAACTCTCGAAGAAGATCGGCGTGGCCGCCCGCGAAGGCGGCGACGTGGACGCACTCAAGCGCCAGGTCGAGAAAGCCACGTATGGCCTGAGCGACGCCGGCGGCGAACTCAAGTCCGTCCAGTCCAGCCTGCGCAAGATCGAACTCGACCTGCCCAACCTGCTCGACGAGGCCGTCCCTGACGGCACCGACGAAAGCGCCAACCGCGAACTCAAGCGCTGGGGCGAACCCCGCCCCGCCGGCGACGACGTGCAAGACCACGTGGCCCTCGGCGAAGCGCTGGGCCAGATGGACTTCGGCGCCGCCGCGCGCCTGGCCGGAGCGCGCTACACCGTCCTGACCGGCGAACTCGCGATCCTGCACCGCGCCCTGATCCAGTTCATGCTGGAACTGCACGTGCGCGAACACGGCTACACCGAAGCCTACGTCCCTTTCATCGTCAACCCCGAATCGCTGATCGGCACCGGCCAGCTGCCCAAGTTCGAGCAGGACCTCTTCGGCATCGAAAGCGAGCGCTCCGGCTACCTGGTCCCCACCGGCGAGGTACCGCTCACCAACCTGGTGGCCGGCCAGACAGTCAACGAAGCCGAACTGCCGCTCAGGTTCACCGCGCACACGCCCTGTTTCCGGTCCGAGGCCGGCGCCTACGGCAAGGACACCCGCGGCATGCTCCGCCAGCACCAGTTCGAGAAGGTCGAGCTGGTGCAGATCACGCACCCCGATCATTCCGACGACGCCCTGGAAGAACTGACCCACCACGCCGAAATCGTGCTCGAACGCCTGGAACTGCCCTACCGCAGGGTGGTCCTGTCGTCCGGCGACACCGGCTTCTCCTCGGCCATCACCTACGACCTCGAAGTCTGGCTCCCCGGCCAGGACCGCTACCGCGAAATCTCCTCCTGCAGCAACTGCAGGGACTTCCAGGCCCGCCGCATGAGCGCCCGCTGGAAGGGCAGGGACGCGCGCGGCTTCGTCCACACCCTAAACGGCTCCGGCGTCGCCGCCGGCCGCGCCCTCATCGCCGTGATCGAAAACTACCAGCAGCCCGACGGCGGCATCGTCATCCCCGACGCCCTGCGCCCCTGGATGGCCGGCGCGGATAGAATCTCAGCCTGA